The region TTGCTTTTGCCCTCCACTAATATTAATCCCTCTTTCGCCAATCTCAGTAAGATCACTCCCCTGTACAAGCATTTGATGGTCAAACAATTTGTTCATACTGAAAAAACAATTATTTCATATCACATTAATAGCATTAGCAGCACAAGAATGTTGTATTAGCACCCACAGGAAGCAAGTCAAGGTCATGCCGCAATGCAGTCACATCTATTGCCTTTGAATACCTTGTAGGATCAAATGCAGATCCAAACAAAATGTTCTGCCGTACCTGAAACATATATGAACACAATATTATAGATGTGGTTGTCACCTCTCACGTGATTTTATTGTTTCACATACTTCTTACATAGGATGGAAGCTATGCCGAATATTGAGAATGAATGAATTTATTAACCGGTGGTTTCCTGACTAAAGAAATTAATTGATACAACAGAAAAAGTGGTTTCACTCACTGTAGCATTGAAGATCCATGATACTTGGGGAACATATGCAACTTTTCCTCTAATAACAACATTTGTATCTGCAAGTGGCGGAAGCTCTCCAAGCATTGCTGATACAAGTGATGTCTTTCCTTCTCCAGTTCTACCAACAATTGCGACAAGAGTACCTTGTGGTATATCCAAATTAATATCCGACAGCGTCAGCTCCTCTGACTGGAAATAGAATGAATAACAAGTGTCTGTAAATCTAAAGCATATACTTGAACAATTCCAAATGACATTTGTTGTGTGGAATTGTTTTGTAAGATTCTTATTAGTAACATATGCAACCAATATTGTATAAACTATGAACAGACAGGAGACGAATATCTAAATTTAAGAACGGTCTTGAGAATTTTCATAGCAGAAAATGCTCTTTCAGTCGATGCCGTGGAAACAGGAAGAGTTAAAATAAGACGGATCAACCTATCAATCATAACAAAAGATTTTCACTTTCTGGTCTTGACCAACATGTGACATTACATGTGACATAGCTCGGAATATATTTTGAAATTTAGACTACCAACAACATCAAGCTCATAGTGCTCTAATCCACTTCTTAACCCATCAACATCAttttaaatgataattgataaaaagtattctaaaaagtaaattaaaaataaaacatgaTTTTATTATCTGATGCCATACTTATAAAATACACTCTATTCCTCCTCTTTATATAGGTGTACAAACTACGTTATCTAATAAATATTTAAACTCTATTTCTAACaacaaaatcaaaatcaaaatcaatCCAAAAACGGATATTAACATCAAATTCCTGTCTGCGGTACTTGGCCCTTGATATTAACATGTATATTAAGACATCTGATCAAGGGTTCAAAAATGAGCCAGATATGATAAGAGAATTGTTTTTGAATCATAAGTTCGTCCTTCATGAATTATGGATAACTGGCAAGATCCCGGAGTTGTGAAATATTAAAGCAgcagaaacaacttaatcataCTCATAATGATGTATGTCCAATTCGTATCACCACACTGGTATTGTTTCAATCGTGCCTAGAGGAAGACCCGATGCCAGTATTAGAGAAGATTCCAGCTTTGACGAAACTGGATTTAGGATATTACGGATATGAGGGAAAGGAAATGTTATGCTTAGCCATGGTTTCCCAGGACTCACCCGGCTTAATCTCTGGACTCTTACCAATTTGGAAAAATGGAGAGTGGAGAAAGGAAGCATGCATGTTCTTCAAGACTTGGGAATTCATGATTGTCGAAAGTTGGAGCTAATTTATTAGTCTCAATTGTTTTAGATTAATTTTTCCATGATTGTCTCTGAATTATATGAAAGCCAACTACCATTACCAAGTAGATTCAGTCTACATTTTtgtcaaagaagaaaaagaattataaaaaGCCATTTCATCTATATTTCAATCTGAAATATTGAAAAGTTTATAAATGGCTTTAGAgtaaattatattaatatttgggtgaaACACAATAGTACCAAAGTGCCGACTCCCTATAACTACATTTTTCTTTGAAAAGCCAAATTTGTTAAACCAACCTCCAATTATAGTAGA is a window of Apium graveolens cultivar Ventura chromosome 11, ASM990537v1, whole genome shotgun sequence DNA encoding:
- the LOC141696569 gene encoding ABC transporter C family member 12-like → MNSQVLKNMHASFLHSPFFQIGKSPEIKPVYTILVAYVTNKNLTKQFHTTNVIWNCSSICFRFTDTCYSFYFQSEELTLSDINLDIPQGTLVAIVGRTGEGKTSLVSAMLGELPPLADTNVVIRGKVAYVPQVSWIFNATVRQNILFGSAFDPTRYSKAIDVTALRHDLDLLPGSDLTEIGERGINISGGQKQRVSMARAVYSDSDVYIFDDPLSALGF